Proteins encoded in a region of the Candidatus Nitrosomarinus catalina genome:
- a CDS encoding Rieske (2Fe-2S) protein — translation MAWKKIADKGDVPAGGGKAFKIDGKQIAIFNQDGYHAMDDLCVHQDGSIAPGKLEGDIVECPLHFWHYNIKTGELVDYLKDVKLETYKVEKRDDGLYVDI, via the coding sequence ATGGCATGGAAGAAAATTGCAGATAAAGGCGATGTACCAGCAGGTGGAGGTAAAGCATTTAAAATTGATGGAAAACAAATTGCAATTTTTAATCAAGATGGGTATCATGCCATGGATGATCTTTGTGTACACCAAGACGGATCAATTGCACCAGGCAAACTAGAAGGAGACATTGTAGAATGTCCATTACATTTCTGGCACTACAATATCAAAACAGGGGAATTAGTCGATTATCTCAAAGATGTCAAATTAGAGACATACAAAGTTGAGAAAAGAGATGACGGCCTATATGTAGACATTTAG
- a CDS encoding class I SAM-dependent methyltransferase, which produces MDNKSWDSLAADYDKSVEDNQNPLIINYLKKEIEILHTLCQKHSDSHKNFSIIDMGAGTGRVVFALDKKLRNESIEFLGVENSDTMLDCANQKNISHDGLSEITFLKYDLTDSNLPRYFELKNSNIVMCSYNTLGVVPSDKRLNFINNMKTIAGKNGLVILTMFNGDDFGFVAPKLYRSMIPMIKQIDDDSFDETNRVFHNSIGFRSQWFTKNEIKSILGTSLEPIPIDVTVDDKCFTFGNVFVNVVA; this is translated from the coding sequence ATGGATAATAAATCGTGGGATAGTTTGGCTGCTGATTATGATAAAAGTGTAGAAGATAATCAAAATCCCCTAATCATTAATTATCTTAAAAAAGAAATTGAAATTCTACATACTCTGTGCCAAAAACATAGTGATTCTCACAAAAATTTTTCAATAATTGATATGGGTGCTGGTACTGGTAGAGTAGTTTTTGCATTAGATAAAAAATTACGTAATGAATCAATTGAGTTTCTTGGTGTTGAAAACTCTGATACTATGCTGGATTGCGCAAATCAAAAAAATATTTCTCATGATGGGTTGTCGGAAATAACTTTTTTAAAATATGATCTTACTGATTCAAATCTACCTCGATACTTTGAGTTAAAAAATTCCAACATTGTAATGTGTTCATATAACACATTGGGTGTAGTTCCATCTGATAAACGACTAAACTTCATTAACAATATGAAAACCATTGCTGGAAAAAATGGATTGGTAATTTTGACCATGTTTAATGGTGATGATTTTGGTTTTGTTGCACCAAAACTATATCGTTCTATGATTCCGATGATTAAACAAATAGATGATGACTCTTTTGATGAGACAAATAGAGTTTTTCATAACAGTATTGGTTTTAGAAGTCAGTGGTTTACCAAAAATGAAATCAAATCTATTCTTGGTACCTCCTTAGAACCCATTCCAATTGACGTGACTGTTGATGACAAATGTTTTACATTTGGAAATGTGTTTGTTAATGTAGTTGCTTGA
- a CDS encoding tetratricopeptide repeat protein → MSEVEKLLNDGQRSLNLDNPKEALSFYQKVLDQNPTHLEALLKKGNIFGRFGRFDEAIICYEKVLLQEKENLLALLNKGLCHHNIRQYDVAIDCFDIVLKVKPQNKTALYNKSSSVIKSGKIEDGLAILSELIKIDSSYKTQAKCDIDFADIKLLNEFKEITS, encoded by the coding sequence ATGTCTGAAGTAGAAAAATTACTGAATGATGGCCAAAGATCATTGAATTTAGATAATCCCAAAGAAGCATTATCTTTTTACCAAAAAGTACTTGATCAAAATCCTACTCATCTTGAGGCGTTATTGAAAAAAGGTAATATTTTTGGAAGGTTTGGTAGATTTGATGAAGCCATAATTTGTTATGAGAAAGTGCTTTTGCAAGAAAAAGAAAATCTACTGGCATTGCTGAATAAGGGCTTATGTCATCATAATATTAGACAGTATGACGTTGCTATCGATTGTTTTGACATTGTACTGAAAGTTAAACCACAAAATAAGACTGCATTATACAATAAATCCTCTTCAGTAATTAAATCAGGTAAGATTGAGGATGGGTTGGCAATTTTGTCAGAATTAATAAAAATTGATTCCTCTTACAAGACTCAAGCAAAATGTGATATTGATTTTGCTGATATCAAACTTTTAAATGAATTTAAAGAAATCACTAGTTGA